A genomic stretch from Mycobacterium cookii includes:
- a CDS encoding DUF6328 family protein yields MDAVNHPERDQAWDTAQRGETPTQRLDRNWLSLLQELRVVQTGVQLLTGFLLTLPFQPRFDNLSTRMQIVYLATVGCSVAATVLLEAPVAMHRLLFRRHRTVYMVSAAHRFAYCGLLLMGLSLTGVTVIIFGAVAGPSAGVIAGSCAVVGQLALWVLFPLLVRREPVPTDS; encoded by the coding sequence ATGGACGCGGTCAACCATCCCGAGCGGGACCAGGCCTGGGACACCGCACAGCGAGGTGAGACGCCGACCCAGCGGCTGGACCGCAACTGGCTCAGCTTGCTGCAGGAGTTGCGGGTCGTTCAAACCGGCGTCCAACTGCTCACCGGGTTCCTGCTGACGCTGCCTTTCCAGCCGCGCTTCGACAATTTGAGCACCAGGATGCAGATCGTCTACCTGGCAACGGTCGGATGCTCGGTCGCCGCCACCGTGCTGCTGGAAGCGCCGGTCGCGATGCATCGCCTGTTGTTTCGCCGCCACCGAACGGTGTACATGGTGTCCGCGGCGCACCGCTTCGCGTACTGCGGTCTGCTGCTGATGGGGTTGTCGCTCACCGGGGTGACGGTCATCATCTTCGGCGCGGTGGCCGGCCCGTCGGCAGGTGTGATTGCCGGGTCGTGCGCCGTCGTTGGCCAGCTGGCCCTCTGGGTGCTGTTTCCGCTCTTGGTACGCCGCGAACCCGTTCCAACGGACTCTTAA
- a CDS encoding DoxX family membrane protein, whose protein sequence is MLIRRVARPLLSAVFIGQGIETLRNPSVTLEATEPTVAALRNNLPDAYGDKIPSNPETAARINAAVQVGGGVLLATGKLPRIASAALAFTVIPGSLGGHLFWTESDPERKKQKRRDLLTDLSLLGGLLIAAADTAGKPSLGWRGRQAAGRLSEAVTSALPLAGSDDSVFDSELAERIAHGLHAGAERSRELASAAAERSAPVVEAARKRGEDLAETAVKRSKPVVKKARKRARKRGAELADTVRERGAEFAEIARERGSEIGEKALERGSEWADIARERGSEWADIARERGAELGERAYERGSELADTAREHGGELAHRGQVKARRWH, encoded by the coding sequence ATGTTGATTCGCAGAGTCGCGCGTCCCTTGCTGTCCGCAGTCTTCATCGGCCAAGGTATCGAGACACTTCGCAACCCGTCGGTGACCCTCGAAGCGACGGAGCCGACGGTCGCAGCGCTGCGCAACAACCTGCCGGACGCTTACGGGGACAAGATTCCGTCGAATCCCGAAACGGCCGCGCGGATCAACGCGGCCGTCCAGGTCGGCGGCGGTGTGTTGCTCGCGACCGGGAAGCTGCCGCGGATCGCCTCGGCCGCACTCGCGTTCACGGTGATACCGGGCAGCCTTGGCGGACATCTGTTTTGGACCGAGAGCGACCCGGAGCGCAAAAAGCAGAAGCGACGCGATCTGCTGACCGACCTGAGCCTGCTGGGTGGGCTGCTCATCGCCGCGGCCGACACCGCGGGCAAGCCGTCACTGGGATGGCGTGGCAGGCAGGCGGCCGGCCGGCTCTCGGAGGCGGTGACCTCGGCGCTACCGCTGGCCGGGTCCGACGACTCGGTGTTCGACTCGGAGTTGGCCGAGCGAATCGCCCACGGCCTGCACGCCGGAGCCGAGCGCAGTCGCGAGCTTGCCAGCGCGGCCGCCGAGCGGAGCGCACCCGTGGTCGAGGCGGCCCGCAAACGCGGCGAGGATCTGGCCGAAACTGCGGTCAAGCGAAGCAAACCCGTCGTCAAGAAAGCGCGCAAGCGCGCCCGCAAGCGTGGCGCCGAACTGGCCGACACGGTGCGCGAACGCGGAGCCGAATTCGCCGAGATCGCGCGTGAGCGCGGCAGCGAGATCGGCGAGAAAGCCCTGGAACGTGGCAGCGAATGGGCGGATATCGCTCGCGAGCGCGGCAGCGAATGGGCCGACATCGCCCGAGAGCGGGGCGCTGAACTGGGTGAACGGGCCTATGAACGCGGCAGCGAACTCGCCGACACCGCTCGTGAACACGGCGGCGAACTGGCTCACCGCGGACAAGTCAAAGCCCGCCGCTGGCACTGA
- a CDS encoding RDD family protein, whose protein sequence is MTSADFDPNTPRYSPPPAGSPQRPYVHPGSLSTRFFARLIDGILVNIVVFVLTLFFFPDYWGLVTGLFSGVLMFGYFVLFEVTQGASLGKRLLGLSVLGPGGLPRPTASQSAIRNSFTLLAVVPYVGPLLAFIAYVVIAVTINASPCKQGKHDELAGGTQVIKR, encoded by the coding sequence ATGACATCCGCTGACTTCGACCCCAACACGCCTCGGTACAGCCCTCCACCGGCCGGCTCACCGCAGCGACCGTATGTCCACCCCGGCAGTCTGTCGACGCGGTTCTTCGCCCGGCTCATCGACGGCATCCTGGTGAACATCGTGGTGTTCGTGCTGACGCTGTTCTTCTTTCCCGACTACTGGGGGTTGGTCACCGGCCTGTTCTCCGGTGTCCTGATGTTCGGCTATTTCGTGCTCTTCGAGGTGACCCAGGGTGCGAGTCTGGGTAAGCGACTGCTCGGCTTGAGCGTTCTGGGCCCAGGCGGACTGCCGCGGCCCACCGCGTCGCAATCGGCCATCCGTAATTCGTTCACGTTGCTCGCGGTGGTGCCCTACGTCGGTCCCCTGCTGGCGTTCATCGCCTACGTCGTCATCGCCGTCACGATCAACGCCAGCCCGTGCAAGCAGGGCAAGCATGACGAGTTGGCCGGCGGCACCCAGGTGATCAAGCGTTGA
- a CDS encoding gluconokinase, with protein MPSTPVVVMGVSGSGKSTVGAALADRLGVPFADADTFHPHTSIEKMAAGTPLTDADRSPWLDAVGQWLARHDHGGVMSCSALARRYRDQLRSHCPTIEFLHLTGSPELIARRQAGRPGHFMPSSLVRSQFDALEPLGADERGMAMDVGQSVATIVGTFARSLNA; from the coding sequence ATGCCGAGCACACCGGTCGTCGTGATGGGTGTCTCCGGGTCGGGTAAGTCGACGGTAGGCGCGGCGCTGGCAGATCGCCTGGGGGTGCCGTTCGCCGACGCCGACACGTTTCACCCGCACACCAGCATCGAGAAGATGGCGGCGGGCACTCCGCTCACCGACGCCGATCGCTCACCGTGGCTGGACGCGGTGGGGCAGTGGCTGGCGCGCCACGATCACGGCGGTGTGATGAGCTGCTCGGCGCTGGCCCGTCGATATCGTGACCAGCTGCGATCACATTGTCCGACAATCGAATTCCTGCATCTGACCGGATCGCCGGAGTTGATCGCACGCAGGCAGGCCGGCAGGCCGGGGCATTTCATGCCGTCGTCGCTGGTCCGATCTCAGTTCGACGCGCTGGAACCGCTGGGCGCCGACGAGCGCGGAATGGCAATGGATGTCGGGCAGAGCGTAGCGACCATCGTGGGGACGTTCGCCCGATCGCTCAACGCTTGA
- a CDS encoding DUF7064 domain-containing protein, protein MTSHLDNVVERPADLTAQWLTAAVGAGTISAFSVERIGTGQMSECYRIALTYADGEPGDGRPDSVVLKVAATDPMSRQTGMTLGLYEREVCFYRDIAPRLHGPVAPCYHAAFDASSGIFDVLLGDANPAVVGDEIRGATTEQAQLAVTELARLQGPLLGDSTLAEAPWLNRDTPVNQALIAALYAGFVDRYGDRIAPQYRMVCEQLVGAFDGYLADEATGGRIHGLVHGDYRLDNMLFGADGADRPLTVVDWQTVTWGPAMTDLAYFVGCALPVADRREHYDALLGDYHRALGPSAPVSLAEVREGVRRQSFFGVMMAIVSSMLVERTDRGDDMFMTMLQRHCEHVLDTDALAILPAPIAVAPLCPSPDDEAAHTATDEPLWNESWYADFADAAQGFGGWVRLGLIPNQQTAWLHALLCGPNLPTVAVVDFEVPLPADPWVVHTATTDFAHNAADPLRSYRITLRGTGQSYADPAALLRAEHGTPAEVTLDLVWTTDGTPYQYRIATRYEIPCTVSGSVTIDGRRYTVDSVPGQRDHSWGVRDWWSMDWMWSVLHLDDGSHVHAVDIRIPGVPPVAVGYVQDDAGTVTEVQTISREQTFDDDGLPRNAKLVVDPGGITATVDVRGQAPLRLVAPDGRISEFPRVWAVVSTADGRTGVGWLEWNRNQPGR, encoded by the coding sequence ATGACATCGCACCTCGACAACGTCGTCGAACGGCCGGCCGACCTCACCGCCCAGTGGCTGACGGCAGCCGTCGGCGCGGGAACCATCTCCGCATTCTCCGTCGAGCGCATCGGCACGGGTCAGATGAGCGAGTGCTACCGCATTGCGCTGACCTACGCCGACGGGGAGCCTGGCGACGGCCGACCGGACTCGGTGGTGCTCAAGGTCGCGGCCACCGATCCGATGAGCCGCCAGACCGGTATGACGCTGGGTCTCTACGAGCGCGAGGTGTGCTTCTACCGCGATATCGCGCCGAGGCTGCACGGACCGGTCGCGCCGTGCTACCACGCCGCGTTCGACGCGTCATCCGGAATCTTCGATGTGTTGCTCGGTGACGCCAACCCAGCCGTCGTCGGCGACGAAATACGCGGCGCGACAACGGAACAGGCTCAACTGGCCGTCACCGAGCTGGCCCGTCTGCAGGGCCCGCTGCTCGGTGACAGCACGCTGGCCGAGGCGCCGTGGCTGAACCGTGACACTCCGGTCAATCAGGCGCTGATCGCCGCGCTCTACGCCGGCTTCGTCGACCGCTACGGCGACCGGATCGCCCCGCAGTACCGCATGGTGTGCGAACAACTGGTCGGCGCGTTCGATGGATACCTCGCCGATGAGGCGACCGGCGGCCGGATCCATGGACTCGTGCACGGCGACTACCGGTTGGACAACATGCTGTTCGGCGCCGACGGGGCCGACCGCCCGCTGACGGTGGTCGATTGGCAGACGGTCACCTGGGGCCCGGCGATGACCGATCTGGCCTACTTCGTCGGCTGCGCGTTGCCGGTCGCGGACCGCCGCGAACACTATGACGCGCTGCTCGGTGACTACCACCGCGCTCTGGGGCCCAGCGCACCGGTCAGCCTCGCCGAGGTCCGCGAGGGCGTGCGCCGACAGAGCTTCTTCGGCGTGATGATGGCCATCGTGTCGTCGATGCTGGTGGAACGCACCGACCGTGGCGACGACATGTTCATGACGATGCTGCAGCGGCACTGCGAGCACGTGCTTGACACCGACGCGCTGGCGATCCTGCCCGCGCCGATCGCCGTCGCGCCGCTGTGCCCGTCGCCTGACGACGAGGCGGCTCACACCGCCACCGACGAGCCGCTCTGGAATGAAAGCTGGTATGCCGACTTCGCCGATGCCGCACAGGGATTCGGTGGCTGGGTGCGACTCGGCCTGATCCCCAACCAGCAGACCGCCTGGTTGCACGCGCTGCTGTGCGGGCCGAACCTCCCCACGGTCGCAGTTGTCGACTTCGAGGTTCCGTTGCCCGCTGATCCGTGGGTCGTGCACACGGCGACAACCGATTTCGCGCACAACGCCGCCGACCCGCTGCGCAGCTACCGGATCACCTTGCGCGGCACCGGTCAGTCGTACGCCGACCCGGCCGCGTTGCTGCGAGCGGAACACGGCACCCCGGCCGAGGTGACGCTGGACCTGGTATGGACTACCGACGGCACGCCCTACCAGTACCGCATCGCGACCCGCTACGAAATACCGTGCACCGTATCGGGTTCCGTGACGATCGACGGTCGGCGCTACACCGTCGACTCGGTGCCCGGCCAACGAGATCACTCGTGGGGAGTCCGCGATTGGTGGAGCATGGACTGGATGTGGAGCGTGCTGCACCTCGACGACGGCAGCCACGTGCACGCCGTCGACATCCGGATACCGGGCGTCCCGCCGGTAGCTGTCGGCTACGTCCAGGATGACGCCGGAACGGTCACCGAGGTGCAAACCATCAGTCGCGAGCAGACTTTCGACGATGACGGGTTGCCGCGAAACGCCAAGCTCGTGGTCGATCCCGGCGGTATCACCGCGACCGTCGACGTGCGCGGGCAAGCGCCGCTGCGGCTGGTGGCCCCGGACGGACGGATCAGCGAGTTCCCACGGGTGTGGGCCGTCGTCAGCACCGCGGATGGACGAACCGGTGTCGGCTGGCTGGAGTGGAACCGCAACCAACCGGGCCGGTAA
- a CDS encoding carboxylesterase/lipase family protein, translated as MHEHTVRVTTAAGTVEGFTRDGVHRWRSIPYAQAPVGSLRFRAPRPAQPWPGVRYCHGFTKCAPQERRYTVMGVGKYQPMGEDCLTLNVVSPQMPESDSLPVMVFVHGGGYIMGSSATPIYDGVALARRGCVYVSVNYRLGALGCLDLSSLSTDDVHIDSNLFLRDLVLALRWVKENIAAFGGDPDSVTVFGESAGAHAVAALLAAPDAEGLFAQAISESPASGMTRSSEVAAEFAMRYIAALGARRQDATHALMKASPAELLAAQNRLIEDGVRDMLGAFPIGPVFGDDYLPLDPVVAMREGKAHRVPLIVGTNAEEGKLFTRFLQLLPTTEPMIEALLAEVDPAARERITRAYPDYPDRSACIRLGGDFAFSSAAWEIAEAHGRHAPAHLYRYDYAPRVLRWSGLGATHATELLAVFGVYRTKFGALLTAPADRRSALRVTNEVQRRWRSFSHTGNPGDDWPAYTDTDRAVMVFDSKSRLEFDPHPERRRAWEGFSLAR; from the coding sequence ATGCACGAACACACGGTCCGCGTGACCACGGCCGCCGGCACCGTCGAAGGCTTCACCCGCGACGGCGTGCACCGCTGGCGGTCCATTCCCTACGCCCAGGCACCGGTCGGTTCCCTGCGGTTCCGCGCGCCGCGACCGGCCCAGCCGTGGCCCGGAGTGCGGTATTGCCACGGCTTCACCAAATGCGCACCCCAGGAGCGTCGTTACACGGTCATGGGCGTCGGCAAGTACCAGCCGATGGGCGAGGACTGTCTCACCCTCAACGTCGTCAGCCCGCAGATGCCGGAATCCGATTCGCTGCCTGTCATGGTCTTCGTGCATGGCGGCGGATACATCATGGGCAGCTCGGCGACGCCGATCTACGACGGGGTGGCCCTGGCCCGCCGCGGGTGTGTCTATGTCTCGGTGAACTACCGGCTGGGCGCGCTGGGCTGCCTGGATCTGTCGTCGCTGTCGACCGACGACGTCCACATCGACAGCAACCTATTCCTGCGCGATCTGGTGCTGGCCCTGCGCTGGGTCAAGGAGAACATTGCCGCGTTCGGCGGTGACCCGGACAGCGTGACAGTGTTCGGCGAGAGCGCAGGCGCGCATGCCGTGGCCGCGCTGCTCGCCGCTCCGGACGCCGAAGGCCTTTTCGCCCAGGCGATTTCAGAGAGCCCGGCCAGCGGGATGACCCGCTCGAGTGAGGTCGCCGCGGAGTTCGCCATGCGATACATCGCAGCGCTGGGTGCGCGCCGACAAGACGCCACCCACGCGCTGATGAAAGCGTCTCCCGCGGAGTTGCTGGCCGCGCAGAACCGCCTGATAGAAGACGGCGTACGAGACATGCTGGGCGCCTTCCCCATCGGCCCCGTCTTCGGCGACGACTATCTGCCACTGGATCCCGTCGTGGCGATGCGGGAGGGCAAAGCCCACCGGGTTCCGCTGATCGTGGGTACCAACGCCGAGGAGGGTAAGTTGTTCACCCGCTTCCTGCAGTTGCTGCCGACCACCGAGCCGATGATCGAAGCGCTGCTCGCCGAAGTGGATCCGGCTGCGCGGGAACGCATTACCCGTGCCTACCCGGACTATCCGGACCGGTCCGCCTGCATCAGGCTCGGCGGGGATTTCGCGTTCAGCTCCGCGGCGTGGGAGATCGCCGAAGCCCACGGTCGCCACGCACCCGCACACCTGTACCGCTACGACTACGCACCCCGCGTGCTGCGCTGGTCCGGGCTGGGCGCGACGCACGCCACCGAACTGCTCGCGGTCTTCGGTGTCTACCGCACCAAATTCGGGGCGCTGCTGACCGCTCCCGCTGACCGGCGATCCGCGCTGCGGGTGACCAACGAAGTGCAAAGGCGCTGGCGGTCATTCAGCCACACCGGTAACCCCGGCGACGACTGGCCGGCCTACACCGATACCGACCGCGCGGTCATGGTCTTCGACAGCAAATCACGCCTCGAATTCGATCCGCACCCCGAGCGGCGGCGGGCGTGGGAGGGGTTTTCCCTGGCGCGATGA